In Paracoccaceae bacterium Fryx2, a single genomic region encodes these proteins:
- a CDS encoding aminotransferase class V-fold PLP-dependent enzyme, translated as MNLSNGRQYLAIPGPSVMPDRVLAAMHRAAPNIYEGGLHDLVAGLWPDLRAVACTTQNVAIYSGNGHAAWEAANANLFSRGDRALVLATGRFGVGWAESARALGVAVDLLDFGKSAPVDLARVEDALRADAAHGIKAVLLTHVDTSSSIRNDVQGVRRLLDTLGHPALLAVDCIASLACDAYRMDDWGVDVTVAASQKGLMTPPGLGLVWFSDRARERCAGSDLRTPYWNWEPRAMGTEFWQFFGGTAPTHHLFGLREALTMILHEEGLENVWARHEVLAGAVWAAFETWGQGNPAIALNVADRAFRGRSVTAARLGAPHATRLREWTEHQAGVTLGIGLGMALPSEPEYHGFLRVAHMGHVNAHMTLGALAVMEAGMLALGIPHQSGGILAAARVVAGA; from the coding sequence ATGAACCTGTCGAACGGACGCCAGTATCTTGCCATTCCCGGCCCCTCGGTCATGCCCGACCGGGTGCTGGCCGCGATGCACCGGGCGGCGCCCAACATCTATGAAGGGGGCCTTCACGATCTGGTGGCCGGCCTGTGGCCCGACCTCAGGGCGGTGGCCTGCACCACGCAGAACGTGGCGATCTATTCCGGCAACGGACATGCGGCGTGGGAAGCGGCGAATGCCAACCTGTTCAGCCGGGGCGACCGCGCGCTGGTGCTGGCGACGGGGCGGTTCGGGGTCGGCTGGGCGGAATCGGCGCGGGCGCTGGGGGTGGCGGTCGATCTGCTGGATTTCGGCAAGTCGGCGCCGGTCGATCTGGCGCGGGTCGAGGATGCGCTGCGGGCCGATGCCGCCCACGGCATCAAGGCGGTGCTGCTGACCCATGTCGATACCTCCAGTTCGATCCGCAACGACGTGCAGGGCGTGCGGCGGCTCTTGGACACGCTGGGGCATCCGGCGCTGCTGGCGGTTGATTGCATCGCCTCGCTGGCCTGCGACGCATACCGGATGGACGACTGGGGCGTCGATGTCACGGTGGCGGCCAGCCAGAAGGGGCTGATGACGCCGCCGGGGCTTGGCCTCGTGTGGTTTTCCGACCGCGCGCGGGAACGCTGCGCCGGGTCGGACCTGCGCACCCCCTACTGGAACTGGGAGCCGCGCGCGATGGGGACCGAGTTCTGGCAGTTCTTCGGCGGCACCGCGCCGACGCACCACCTGTTCGGCCTGCGCGAGGCGCTGACCATGATCCTGCACGAGGAGGGGCTGGAGAATGTCTGGGCGCGGCACGAGGTGCTGGCGGGTGCTGTCTGGGCCGCGTTCGAGACCTGGGGGCAGGGCAACCCCGCCATCGCGCTGAACGTGGCGGACCGGGCGTTCCGGGGCCGGTCGGTCACCGCGGCGCGGCTGGGGGCACCCCATGCCACACGGCTGCGCGAATGGACCGAGCATCAGGCGGGGGTCACGCTGGGCATCGGGCTGGGCATGGCGCTGCCGTCAGAGCCGGAATACCATGGCTTCCTGCGGGTGGCCCACATGGGGCATGTCAATGCCCACATGACGCTGGGCGCGCTGGCGGTGATGGAGGCGGGGATGCTGGCGCTCGGCATCCCGCATCAATCGGGCGGCATCTTGGCGGCAGCGCGGGTTGTGGCAGGGGCCTGA
- a CDS encoding ABC transporter ATP-binding protein produces the protein MVALATLFMFIEGSTLGALSYLIKPLFDKVFAPGGSDLLIWVGVGILGLFIVRAVTSVVSKALLTAVAQKSSTAMQEDLLRHILTLDAGFFQTNPPGALMERVQGDTVAVQRVWTMLIAGLGRDAVALVSLFAVAVSIDPWWTLAALIGTPLLLLPTVAIQRYIRRKTMQMREQSGMRATRLDEIFHGIQAIKLNRMEGYQSDRFRRIVKAIIRGELRMVMGRSMIPALIDVVTGIGFFAVLMLGGAEVAAGERTTGEFMAFFTAMALTFQPLRRLGDLSGLWQTAAASLERIFRLFDLPPATLPRPLHGPALPKGAPEIRLEDVRFAYGNQQVLNGVSFVAEAGRMTALVGASGAGKSTVFNLLTGLADPSGGRITLAGVDAATLDLGTLRGMFAVVSQDSALFDETIRENVTLGRDVPEAQLRAALEAAHVADFLPALAHGLDSPAGPRGSGLSGGQRQRVSIARAVLHDAPVLLLDEATSALDAQSEALVAAALASLGRGRTTLVIAHRLATVREADRIVVMDHGVVVDQGTHDELIARGGLYADLCRLQFQG, from the coding sequence ATGGTGGCGCTGGCCACGCTTTTCATGTTCATCGAGGGCAGCACGCTGGGCGCGCTCAGCTACCTGATCAAGCCCCTGTTCGACAAGGTGTTCGCCCCGGGCGGCAGCGACCTGCTGATCTGGGTCGGGGTCGGGATCCTCGGGCTGTTCATTGTGCGGGCGGTGACATCCGTGGTTTCCAAGGCGCTGCTGACGGCGGTGGCGCAGAAAAGCTCGACTGCGATGCAGGAAGACCTGCTGCGCCACATCCTGACGCTGGACGCGGGCTTCTTCCAGACCAACCCGCCCGGCGCGCTGATGGAACGGGTGCAGGGCGACACGGTCGCGGTGCAGCGGGTCTGGACGATGCTGATCGCGGGTCTGGGGCGCGATGCCGTGGCGCTGGTGTCGCTGTTCGCCGTCGCGGTCTCGATCGACCCGTGGTGGACGCTGGCCGCCCTGATCGGCACGCCGCTGCTGCTGTTGCCCACCGTGGCGATACAGCGATACATCCGGCGCAAGACCATGCAGATGCGCGAACAGTCCGGGATGCGCGCCACCCGGCTGGACGAGATATTCCACGGCATCCAGGCGATCAAGCTGAACCGGATGGAGGGCTATCAGTCCGACCGCTTCCGCCGCATCGTCAAGGCGATCATCCGGGGCGAGCTGCGCATGGTGATGGGGCGCAGCATGATCCCGGCGCTGATCGACGTGGTGACCGGCATCGGCTTTTTCGCCGTGCTGATGCTGGGCGGCGCCGAAGTGGCGGCGGGCGAGCGCACGACCGGCGAGTTCATGGCCTTCTTCACCGCCATGGCGCTGACCTTCCAGCCCTTGCGGAGGCTGGGCGACCTGTCGGGCCTTTGGCAGACGGCGGCGGCGAGCCTCGAGCGGATCTTCCGGCTGTTCGACCTGCCCCCCGCCACCCTGCCCCGCCCGCTGCACGGCCCCGCCCTGCCGAAAGGCGCGCCCGAAATCCGGCTGGAGGATGTGCGCTTCGCCTATGGCAACCAGCAGGTGCTGAACGGCGTCAGCTTCGTGGCCGAGGCCGGGCGGATGACCGCGCTGGTCGGCGCCTCGGGGGCGGGCAAGAGCACGGTGTTCAACCTGCTGACCGGCCTTGCCGACCCTTCGGGCGGGCGGATCACGCTGGCGGGCGTCGATGCCGCCACGCTCGACCTTGGCACGCTGCGCGGCATGTTCGCGGTGGTCAGCCAGGATTCGGCGCTGTTCGACGAAACCATCCGCGAGAACGTCACGCTGGGCCGCGACGTGCCCGAGGCGCAGCTGCGCGCGGCGCTGGAGGCCGCGCATGTCGCCGACTTCCTGCCCGCGCTGGCGCATGGGCTGGACAGCCCGGCCGGGCCGCGTGGCTCGGGCCTGTCGGGCGGGCAGCGCCAGCGCGTCTCGATCGCCCGCGCCGTGCTGCACGACGCGCCGGTGCTGCTCTTGGACGAGGCGACCTCGGCGCTGGACGCGCAATCCGAGGCACTGGTGGCGGCGGCGCTGGCAAGCCTTGGCCGCGGGCGCACCACGCTGGTGATCGCCCACCGGCTGGCGACAGTGCGCGAGGCCGACCGCATCGTGGTGATGGATCATGGCGTGGTCGTCGATCAGGGCACGCATGACGAACTGATCGCCCGTGGCGGGCTTTACGCCGACCTCTGCCGGTTGCAGTTTCAGGGCTGA
- a CDS encoding folate-binding protein, whose protein sequence is MQGETVTGRRVVALEGGDALPFLQGLVSNDVLPLGRGPGIVWAALLTPQGKYLADFFVVATGAALLLDLPETLADATLRRLTMYRLRADVRWTPADLTVTRGLGAAPEGAMPDPRHPALGWRHYGAAGGDAAIDWDSIRVAEIIPETGIELIPDDTFILEAGFERLHGVDFRKGCYVGQEVTARMKHKTELRKGLARVAVDGSAPVGTEITAGAKVVGRLFTRSGGFGLAHLRFDQAEGEMQAGPARLRLA, encoded by the coding sequence ATGCAGGGTGAAACGGTCACGGGGCGGCGGGTTGTGGCGCTGGAGGGTGGCGATGCCCTGCCCTTCCTGCAAGGCCTCGTCAGCAACGACGTGCTGCCGCTGGGGCGCGGGCCGGGGATCGTCTGGGCGGCGCTGCTGACGCCGCAAGGCAAGTATCTGGCCGATTTCTTCGTGGTGGCAACCGGCGCGGCGCTGCTGCTCGATCTGCCCGAGACGCTGGCCGACGCCACGCTGCGCCGCCTGACGATGTACCGGCTGCGCGCCGATGTGCGCTGGACGCCCGCAGACCTGACGGTGACGCGCGGCCTCGGGGCCGCGCCGGAAGGGGCGATGCCCGACCCGCGCCACCCTGCCCTCGGCTGGCGGCACTACGGGGCGGCGGGCGGCGACGCGGCGATCGACTGGGATTCGATCCGGGTGGCAGAGATCATTCCCGAAACCGGGATCGAACTGATCCCCGATGACACCTTCATCCTTGAAGCCGGGTTCGAGCGGCTGCACGGCGTCGATTTCCGCAAGGGCTGCTATGTCGGGCAGGAGGTCACGGCGCGGATGAAGCACAAGACCGAACTGCGCAAGGGGCTTGCCCGCGTGGCGGTCGATGGTTCGGCCCCGGTGGGCACCGAGATCACGGCGGGGGCCAAGGTGGTGGGGCGGCTTTTCACCCGGTCGGGCGGCTTCGGCCTCGCGCACCTGCGCTTCGATCAGGCGGAGGGCGAGATGCAGGCCGGGCCCGCGCGGCTGCGGCTGGCCTGA
- the efp gene encoding elongation factor P — MPKINGNEIRPGNILEHDNGLWAAVKVNHIKPGKGGAFAQVELKNLRDGRKLNERFRSEDKVEQVQLEMKDQQFLYETDGRLVFMDNTSYEQIEIDAELLGDRRPFLQDGMMASVQYFGDEALAVSLPQKVVCKIVETEPVQKGQTAANSYKPAILDNGVRIMVPPFVGVDEMIVVHTELMEYSERA, encoded by the coding sequence ATGCCCAAGATCAACGGCAACGAAATCCGCCCCGGCAACATCCTGGAGCATGACAACGGTCTGTGGGCTGCGGTCAAGGTGAACCATATCAAGCCCGGCAAGGGCGGGGCTTTCGCTCAGGTTGAACTGAAAAACCTGCGTGATGGCCGCAAGTTGAACGAACGCTTCCGTTCTGAAGACAAGGTCGAACAGGTCCAGCTGGAGATGAAGGACCAGCAGTTCCTTTATGAAACCGACGGCCGCCTGGTGTTCATGGACAACACCTCCTACGAGCAGATCGAGATCGACGCCGAGCTGCTGGGCGACCGCCGCCCGTTCCTGCAGGACGGCATGATGGCCTCGGTACAGTATTTCGGGGACGAGGCGCTGGCCGTGTCGCTGCCGCAGAAGGTGGTCTGCAAGATCGTCGAGACCGAGCCGGTGCAGAAGGGCCAGACCGCGGCCAACAGTTACAAGCCCGCCATCCTCGACAATGGCGTGCGGATCATGGTGCCGCCCTTTGTCGGGGTGGACGAGATGATCGTGGTCCATACCGAACTGATGGAATATTCGGAACGCGCCTGA
- a CDS encoding DUF6280 family protein produces the protein MVDFVDGTAFNYEQGQRARKLFAAVVLAALDDAIADDKKYGNGPEQIARWARSRDGREVLSCAGIDPNERVVKGLMEFVSKGVRTSVALSREESERRHAAEHDQAEAA, from the coding sequence ATGGTCGATTTCGTTGATGGGACCGCCTTCAACTACGAACAAGGGCAGCGCGCGCGCAAACTTTTTGCGGCGGTTGTTCTGGCTGCCCTCGATGATGCCATCGCGGACGACAAGAAGTATGGCAACGGCCCCGAGCAGATCGCCCGCTGGGCACGGTCGCGCGACGGTCGCGAAGTGCTGTCCTGCGCCGGCATCGACCCCAACGAACGGGTGGTCAAGGGGCTGATGGAATTCGTCAGCAAGGGCGTGCGGACCTCGGTCGCGCTGTCGCGCGAGGAAAGCGAACGTCGCCACGCGGCAGAACACGATCAGGCGGAAGCCGCCTGA
- a CDS encoding TolC family outer membrane protein, with translation MRGIRGYMTAALAAVALMAAPALRAETLTDALIAAYRNSNLLDQNRALLRATDEDLAVAVSNLRPVIDFTARSTYTYAEGQNLLGAATVSETLSTVFVLAAELMLYDYGRRALAVSSAKESVLATREALIDLEQRVLLAAVDAYVRVRLNEEIVLLRQSNVRVITQEQRAAEDRFEVGEVTRTDVAIAESRLASARANLAEAQGNLALARESYKVATGAYPGRLAPPPAAPRRAASLEDARVVARRGHPAIRQAQREVTISDLSVQIAAANMGPTLSARAQLSTDDNGEDTRSLGLTYNQTIYAGGRLSALYRRALAGRDSSRANLLQTVLLIEQSIGNAWANLSVAGASIEATDRQIRAAQTAYDGVREEAALGARTTLDVLNAEQELLDAKASRLSAEATRYIAVYTLLQSMGLLTVDHLRLGIPTYDPAAYYNAVRNAPATSSQGKSLDRVMKSIGRN, from the coding sequence ATGCGCGGTATCAGGGGATACATGACGGCGGCGCTCGCCGCGGTGGCGCTGATGGCGGCACCTGCGCTGCGGGCGGAAACGCTGACCGATGCGCTGATCGCGGCCTATCGCAACAGCAACCTGCTGGACCAGAACCGCGCCCTGCTGCGCGCCACCGACGAGGATCTGGCGGTGGCGGTGTCGAACCTGCGGCCGGTTATCGATTTCACCGCACGGTCCACCTATACTTATGCCGAAGGGCAGAACCTGTTGGGTGCCGCGACGGTGTCCGAGACGCTGAGCACGGTGTTCGTCCTGGCGGCCGAGCTGATGCTTTATGACTACGGTCGCAGGGCGCTGGCGGTATCTTCGGCCAAGGAATCCGTTCTGGCGACGCGCGAGGCGCTGATCGACCTGGAACAGCGCGTGCTGCTGGCTGCGGTCGATGCCTATGTGCGGGTGCGGCTGAACGAGGAAATCGTCCTGCTGCGCCAGAGCAACGTCCGGGTGATCACCCAGGAGCAGCGCGCCGCCGAGGACCGTTTCGAGGTGGGCGAGGTCACGCGCACCGATGTGGCCATCGCGGAATCGCGGCTGGCATCGGCGCGCGCCAATCTGGCCGAGGCCCAGGGCAATCTTGCGCTGGCCCGCGAAAGCTACAAGGTGGCGACCGGGGCCTATCCGGGCCGTCTGGCCCCTCCGCCCGCCGCGCCGCGCCGCGCCGCCTCGCTGGAGGATGCCCGGGTTGTGGCCCGCCGCGGCCATCCGGCCATCCGGCAGGCGCAGCGCGAGGTCACGATTTCCGACCTGAGCGTGCAGATTGCCGCCGCCAACATGGGGCCGACCCTCAGCGCGCGTGCCCAGCTCTCGACCGACGACAACGGCGAGGACACGAGATCGCTGGGGCTGACCTACAACCAGACGATCTATGCCGGGGGCAGGCTGTCGGCCCTGTATCGCCGGGCACTGGCCGGGCGCGACTCGTCGCGGGCCAACCTGTTGCAGACCGTGCTGCTGATCGAACAGTCAATCGGCAACGCCTGGGCCAACCTGTCGGTCGCAGGCGCCAGCATCGAGGCGACCGACCGCCAGATCCGCGCGGCGCAAACCGCCTATGACGGCGTTCGCGAGGAGGCGGCGCTGGGCGCGCGCACCACGCTCGACGTGCTGAACGCCGAGCAGGAACTGCTGGACGCCAAGGCCTCGCGCCTGTCGGCCGAGGCGACGCGCTACATCGCGGTCTATACCCTGCTGCAGTCGATGGGCCTGCTGACGGTCGACCATCTGCGGCTTGGCATCCCGACCTATGACCCTGCGGCCTATTACAATGCGGTCAGGAATGCCCCGGCCACGTCGAGTCAGGGCAAGAGTCTGGACCGGGTGATGAAATCCATCGGTCGCAACTGA
- a CDS encoding protein-L-isoaspartate O-methyltransferase: MTDFDLRRTMMVDTQVRPSDVTKFPIIAAMLAVPREVYVPPQKREAAYMGENLVIGAGRVLVEPRTLAKMLDTLDIQPVETVLDLGCGLGYSTAVIARLAEAVIAVEEDAGLADEAQRTLSAEGVDNAAVLQGALAHGAPKQAPYDVITVQGGVEIVPDALLAQLREGGRIGCLFMMGALGEVRIGYKIDGSVTWRFAFNATAPVLPGFAAPRKFTL; this comes from the coding sequence ATGACCGACTTCGACTTACGCCGCACGATGATGGTCGATACCCAGGTCCGCCCGTCGGATGTGACCAAGTTTCCGATCATCGCCGCGATGCTGGCCGTCCCGCGCGAGGTCTATGTGCCGCCCCAGAAGCGCGAGGCGGCCTACATGGGCGAAAACCTGGTGATCGGGGCAGGGCGGGTGCTGGTGGAACCGCGCACCCTGGCCAAGATGCTGGACACGCTCGACATCCAACCGGTGGAAACCGTGCTCGACCTGGGTTGCGGGCTTGGCTATTCCACTGCGGTGATCGCCCGGCTGGCCGAAGCGGTGATCGCGGTCGAGGAGGACGCGGGGCTGGCCGACGAGGCGCAGCGCACCCTGTCGGCCGAGGGGGTGGACAATGCCGCCGTGCTGCAGGGTGCCCTGGCGCACGGCGCGCCGAAACAGGCGCCTTACGATGTGATCACGGTGCAGGGCGGGGTCGAGATCGTGCCCGATGCACTGCTGGCGCAACTGCGGGAAGGCGGCCGCATCGGCTGTCTGTTCATGATGGGCGCGCTGGGCGAGGTGCGGATCGGCTACAAGATCGACGGGTCCGTGACCTGGCGGTTTGCCTTCAATGCGACGGCCCCGGTCCTGCCGGGATTCGCCGCACCGAGAAAATTCACCCTGTGA